The following proteins are encoded in a genomic region of Drosophila bipectinata strain 14024-0381.07 chromosome XL, DbipHiC1v2, whole genome shotgun sequence:
- the Inx6 gene encoding innexin inx6 isoform X1, which yields MYAAVKPLSKYLRLKTVRIYDPIFTLHSKCTIVILLTCTFLLSAKQYFGEPILCISSEKHIEYVQSYCWTMGTYILPTDADAGSGSTWDISSYSHATAEAFNLTSLRALVANNEQYARVISIAEGVGPETRGVTKRMYLRYYQWVFMILLFQSLLFYFPSYLWKVWEGQRMEQLCCEVGDAIILEDTYQTRLQMLTKYFRAPFSAIHCCYSIKYAFCEFLNLLISILNFWLMDVVFNGFWHKYIHALAAIPVYDWNLWNLMTSRVFPKVAKCEMFIYGPSGTPNVLDILCVLPLNILNEKIFAVLYIWFLFIAMLAAINIFYRLVLCCCSELRLQLLRTHLRGMPKSHVREVLSTTGYGDWFVLMSVSINVNPSLFRELLEQLYTEQKQSRSGKRHSTSPQPTSQAKTERTPSNNRSTADNDPLAIDHHSIGTVSNRLRDGLQPTAPTLNLMAPNDEIISMDRFYQESEA from the exons ATGTACGCCGCCGTAAAGCCTCTCTCCAAGTACCTCCGCCTGAAGACAGTGCGGATCTACGACCCTATTTTCACCCTCCACTCCAAGTGCACCATTGTCATACTGTTGACCTGCACTTTCCTGTTGTCGGCCAAGCAATATTTCGGAGAACCGATCCTCTGCATCAGCTCCGAAAAGCACATTGAGTATGTGCAGTCCTACTGCTGGACCATGGGCACCTATATCCTGCCCACGGATGCGGATGCCGGCAGTGGCAGCACATGGGACATATCCTCCTATTCCCACGCCACCGCCGAGGCTTTCAACCTGACCAGTCTCCGCGCTCTGGTGGCCAATAATGAACAGTACGCCCGGGTGATATCCATTGCCGAGGGCGTTGGCCCCGAAACCAGGGGCGTCACCAAGCGGATGTACCTTCGCTACTATCAATGGGTCTTCATGATCCTCCTCTTCCAGTCCCTATTGTTCTACTTTCCCTCGTACTTGTGGAAAGTCTGGGAGGGTCAGAGGATGGAGCAGCTTTGCTGTGAGGTGGGCGACGCCATCATCCTGGAGGATACCTACCAGACAAGACTCCAGATGTTGACCAAGTATTTCCGGGCCCCGTTTTCTGCCATCCATTGCTGCTATTCTATCAAGTATGCCTTCTGTGAGTTCCTCAACCTACTAATCAGt ATCCTCAACTTCTGGCTAATGGATGTGGTTTTCAATGGCTTCTGGCACAAGTACATACACGCCTTGGCTGCCATTCCAGTTTATGATTGGAACCTTTGGAATCTGATGACATCCCGGGTCTTCCCAAAAGTGGCCAAGTGTGAAATGTTCATTTACGGACCGAGTGGCACTCCGAACGTGCTCGACATCCTGTGTGTCCTGCCGCTGAATATTCTCAATGAGAAAATATTCGCTGTCCTGTACATTTGGTTTCTGTTTATCGCCATGTTAGCTGcaattaatattttctatCGTTTGGTCTTATGTTGTTGCTCCGAACTCCGGCTCCAGTTGCTCCGAACGCACCTGAGGGGCATGCCAAAGTCCCATGTGCGCGAAGTCCTTTCTACCACCGGCTACGGCGACTGGTTTGTCCTCATGAGTGTCAGCATTAATGTGAATCCCTCGCTGTTTAGGGAGCTCCTGGAGCAGCTGTACACCGAGCAGAAGCAATCTCGCTCCGGAAAGCGGCACTCGACGAGCCCCCAACCCACTTCCCAGGCCAAGACGGAGAGGACTCCCAGCAACAATCGCAGCACAGCCGACAACGATCCCCTGGCCATCGACCATCATTCCATCGGAACCGTGAGCAATAGACTTCGAGATGGGCTCCAGCCCACTGCTCCGACCTTAAACCTAATGGCCCCCAACGATGAGATCATCAGTATGGATCGTTTCTACCAAGAGAGTGAGGCCTGA
- the Inx6 gene encoding innexin inx6 isoform X2 — MDVVFNGFWHKYIHALAAIPVYDWNLWNLMTSRVFPKVAKCEMFIYGPSGTPNVLDILCVLPLNILNEKIFAVLYIWFLFIAMLAAINIFYRLVLCCCSELRLQLLRTHLRGMPKSHVREVLSTTGYGDWFVLMSVSINVNPSLFRELLEQLYTEQKQSRSGKRHSTSPQPTSQAKTERTPSNNRSTADNDPLAIDHHSIGTVSNRLRDGLQPTAPTLNLMAPNDEIISMDRFYQESEA; from the coding sequence ATGGATGTGGTTTTCAATGGCTTCTGGCACAAGTACATACACGCCTTGGCTGCCATTCCAGTTTATGATTGGAACCTTTGGAATCTGATGACATCCCGGGTCTTCCCAAAAGTGGCCAAGTGTGAAATGTTCATTTACGGACCGAGTGGCACTCCGAACGTGCTCGACATCCTGTGTGTCCTGCCGCTGAATATTCTCAATGAGAAAATATTCGCTGTCCTGTACATTTGGTTTCTGTTTATCGCCATGTTAGCTGcaattaatattttctatCGTTTGGTCTTATGTTGTTGCTCCGAACTCCGGCTCCAGTTGCTCCGAACGCACCTGAGGGGCATGCCAAAGTCCCATGTGCGCGAAGTCCTTTCTACCACCGGCTACGGCGACTGGTTTGTCCTCATGAGTGTCAGCATTAATGTGAATCCCTCGCTGTTTAGGGAGCTCCTGGAGCAGCTGTACACCGAGCAGAAGCAATCTCGCTCCGGAAAGCGGCACTCGACGAGCCCCCAACCCACTTCCCAGGCCAAGACGGAGAGGACTCCCAGCAACAATCGCAGCACAGCCGACAACGATCCCCTGGCCATCGACCATCATTCCATCGGAACCGTGAGCAATAGACTTCGAGATGGGCTCCAGCCCACTGCTCCGACCTTAAACCTAATGGCCCCCAACGATGAGATCATCAGTATGGATCGTTTCTACCAAGAGAGTGAGGCCTGA